The following proteins are co-located in the Leptodactylus fuscus isolate aLepFus1 chromosome 8, aLepFus1.hap2, whole genome shotgun sequence genome:
- the LOC142217097 gene encoding N-formyl peptide receptor 3-like gives MALPQGLCYSMADISHFMERIDFYSSAIVYLTFVMSIVICLVGLVGNAIVIFFTGVIMKKHKSKYWFLNLAIADFFSLLILPLHAIAVFKGTWPFGPHMCKVFLFSLCVNMHASIFILMALNVARVLSVAKPMFHLKFMTQRVSLWICSIIWVFTLLSSSPVFFYTGEVKIGETIICSFLGSESFNAAIANNWTNVSIENATGDMNVSEIYTTFNPFFKECFNGSCCGGQEAIEFWNHLMFTAKKFVIPFFIIGYFIPLGVIVISNITIIVHVRRSKTINTHRLYRMVLAIIVVYFITWTPAVVGDLVMYSAVLNMDLKLFLNVLILFQFFVNIAYINNCLNPILYVLSGGRIRTGLSDFVSSLRSSYK, from the coding sequence ATGGCTTTACCCCAAGGCCTCTGTTATTCCATGGCAGATATAAGTCATTTCATGGAACGCATTGACTTTTACTCGTCTGCCATTGTGTATCTCACTTTTGTGATGTCCATTGTCATCTGCCTGGTGGGGTTGGTGGGAAACGCAATTGTTATCTTTTTTACCGGAGTCATCATGAAGAAGCACAAGTCTAAATATTGGTTTCTGAATTTGGCCATTGCCGATTTCTTCTCTCTCCTGATTTTACCCCTTCACGCTATCGCCGTTTTTAAAGGCACCTGGCCATTTGGACCGCACATGTGCAAAGTTTTTCTCTTCTCTTTATGCGTTAATATGCACGCTAGCATCTTCATTCTTATGGCTTTAAATGTGGCCAGAGTATTGTCTGTAGCAAAACCAATGTTTCATCTCAAGTTCATGACCCAACGCGTTTCACTGTGGATTTGTTCTATAATCTGGGTTTTCACACTCCTGTCCAGCAGCCCGGTGTTCTTCTATACTGGGGAAGTGAAAATTGGAGAAACTATCATTTGTAGCTTCTTAGGTAGCGAGAGCTTTAATGCTGCGATAGCCAACAATTGGACTAATGTGAGTATTGAGAACGCTACAGGAGACATGAATGTTTCTGAAATCTACACCACATTCAATCCCTTCTTCAAGGAATGCTTCAATGGCTCATGTTGCGGTGGCCAGGAGGCAATTGAATTTTGGAACCATTTGATGTTTACGGCAAAGAAATTTGTGATCCCTTTCTTTATCATTGGATATTTTATTCCCCTTGGTGTTATAGTAATATCCAATATAACTATCATTGTGCATGTGAGAAGATCCAAGACCATTAATACTCACAGACTCTACCGAATGGTTCTCGCCATCATCGTTGTCTACTTCATAACATGGACCCCAGCAGTCGTGGGAGATCTTGTAATGTACAGCGCTGTTCTCAATATGGACCTCAAACTCTTTCTCAACGTCcttatattatttcagttttttgTTAACATTGCTTATATTAACAACTGCTTGAACCCGATTCTCTATGTGCTGAGCGGTGGGCGGATAAGAACGGGACTTTCTGACTTCGTAAGTAGCCTGAGAAGTAGCTACAAATGA
- the LOC142217100 gene encoding chemerin-like receptor 1, which translates to MDYDYPRINELLTNLCYLFWDIFNMEELRALSPSESHPTAIQYSSFVLSIVTCIVGFAGNIIVIFVTGFLMKKKKCKIWFLNLALADFIFLLFLPLHAVSTLLARWPYGSDVCKLYNFFTSVNTYASIYILTALNIDRALSVAKPIWHMRFVSWKVGYGICALIWVLSIVCSIPVIVYSNEHFYSEDSQCLLYTNDITGFLYSNKDENETAWLSIPRDQCDCDFNVVTFQEWIQILSTSRHLIVSLAIVGYVIPLCVILVSNVVIAFHVQNSQTKPSSRLYMVVVTAILVFFSTRTPLLLAQVIFSVAVHTGHFALMYKVILCLPLLSSIAATNTFLNPVVYVLVGKQVRNKISQFFGKLQDDTT; encoded by the exons ATGGACTATGACTACCCCAGGATCAATGAACTTCTAACAAATCTCTGTTATTTATTCTGGGACATATTTAACATGGAAGAGCTCAGAGCCTTATCTCCTAGCGAAAGCCACCCGACTGCCATCCAGTACTCCAGCTTTGTGCTGTCCATCGTCACCTGTATCGTCGGGTTTGCCGGCAACATCATTGTCATCTTTGTCACCGGATTCTTAATGAAGAAGAAAAAGTGTAAAATCTGGTTCCTGAACTTGGCTCTGGCGGATTTCATCTTCCTTCTGTTTCTACCACTTCACGCTGTGTCCACATTATTGGCAAGATGGCCGTATGGATCCGACGTGTGCAAACTCTACAACTTCTTTACCTCAGTGAATACGTACGCCAGTATTTACATCCTCACTGCGCTAAATATCGATCGCGCCTTGTCGGTCGCTAAACCAATATGGCACATGAGGTTCGTTTCTTGGAAGGTTGGTTACGGCATATGCGCTCTCATCTGGGTGCTATCCATCGTGTGTAGCATTCCCGTCATCGTCTACAGTAATGAACATTTTTATAGTGAAGATTCTCAATGTCTTCTTTATACAAATGATATTACTGGCTTCTTATATTCCAATAAGGATGAAAACGAGACGGCGTGGCTCAGTATTCCACGTGACCAAT GTGATTGTGATTTCAATGTAGTAACGTTTCAGGAGTGGATACAGATTCTCTCTACGTCGAGGCACCTTATCGTTTCACTCGCCATCGTTGGTTACGTCATCCCGCTGTGCGTTATCCTCGTCTCCAATGTCGTCATTGCTTTTCATGTACAGAATTCCCAGACTAAGCCATCGTCCAGACTGTACATGGTGGTGGTCACGGCCATTCTGGTCTTCTTCAGTACCAGGACTCCGTTACTCTTAGCACAGGTGATTTTCTCAGTGGCTGTTCACACTGGTCACTTCGCTCTGATGTATAAGGTTATCTTATGTTTACCGCTGTTATCCAGCATCGCCGCCACTAACACCTTCCTGAATCCTGTGGTGTACGTGCTAGTGGGAAAACAAGTAAGGAACAAAATTTCTCAGTTTTTTGGGAAACTACAAGATGACACGACATAG
- the LOC142217098 gene encoding C5a anaphylatoxin chemotactic receptor 1-like: MALPQGLCYSMADISHFMERIDFYSSAIVYLTFVMSIVICLVGLVGNAIVIFFTGVIMKKHKSKYWFLNLAIADFFSLLILPLHATAVFKGTWPFGPHMCKLFLFSICVNMHASVLILMALNVARVLSVAKPMFHLKFMTQRVSLWICSIIWVFTLLSSSPVFFYTGEMRIGQSTICSFLGSESFNAALANNWTNVSIENATGDMNVSEIYTTFNPFFKECFNGSCCGGQEAIEFWNHLMFTAKKFVIPFFIIGYFIPLGVIVISNITIIVHVRRSKTINTHRLYRMVLAIIVVYFITWTPAVVGDLVMYSAVLNMDLKLFLNVVLLFHFFVNIAYINNCLNPILYVLSGGRIRTGLSDFVSSLRSSYK; this comes from the coding sequence ATGGCTTTACCCCAAGGCCTCTGTTATTCCATGGCAGATATAAGTCATTTCATGGAACGCATTGACTTTTACTCGTCTGCCATTGTGTATCTCACTTTTGTGATGTCCATTGTCATCTGCCTGGTGGGGTTGGTGGGAAACGCAATTGTTATCTTTTTTACCGGAGTCATCATGAAGAAGCACAAGTCTAAATATTGGTTTCTGAATTTGGCCATTGCCGATTTCTTCTCTCTCCTGATTTTACCCCTTCACGCTACCGCCGTTTTTAAAGGCACCTGGCCATTTGGACCGCACATGTGCAAACTTTTTCTCTTCTCTATATGTGTCAATATGCATGCTAGTGTCTTGATTCTTATGGCTTTAAATGTGGCCAGAGTATTGTCTGTGGCAAAACCAATGTTTCATCTCAAGTTCATGACCCAACGCGTTTCACTGTGGATTTGCTCTATAATTTGGGTTTTCACACTCCTGTCCAGCAGCCCGGTGTTCTTCTACACAGGTGAAATGAGAATTGGACAAAGTACCATTTGTAGCTTCTTAGGTAGCGAGAGCTTTAATGCTGCGTTAGCCAACAATTGGACTAATGTGAGTATTGAGAACGCTACAGGAGACATGAATGTTTCTGAAATCTACACCACGTTCAATCCCTTCTTCAAGGAATGCTTCAATGGCTCATGTTGCGGTGGCCAGGAGGCAATTGAATTTTGGAACCATTTGATGTTTACGGCAAAGAAATTTGTGATCCCTTTCTTTATCATTGGATATTTTATTCCCCTTGGTGTTATAGTAATATCCAATATAACTATCATTGTGCATGTGAGAAGATCCAAGACCATTAATACTCACAGGCTCTACCGAATGGTTCTCGCCATCATCGTTGTCTACTTCATAACATGGACCCCAGCAGTCGTGGGAGATCTTGTAATGTACAGCGCTGTTCTCAATATGGACCTCAAACTCTTTCTCAACGTcgttttattatttcatttttttgttaacATTGCTTATATTAACAACTGCTTGAACCCGATTCTCTATGTGCTGAGCGGTGGGCGGATAAGAACGGGACTTTCTGACTTCGTAAGTAGCCTGAGAAGTAGCTACAAATGA